A stretch of the Archangium violaceum genome encodes the following:
- a CDS encoding ACP synthase: MSGHPSEWTLRRLHAGELPGPETQQAQAHVSSCPECHEVMKGLEADQTRFEEEVPFERFAAGVERAMREPTAAPSRPRFNGLLVAVAATVLLAVGVRPLLSPSPSLNRLKGGASAELRIGGDGPQRAVLPGDTEELLPGERVRLGYVAGPYPYVMAVSVDDTGEVSELYSALGMSLPVEAGAGRHWLPESVQFTGTGHERVVLVLSEKPLSVEIVQAAARRAWEAAGGKVETMSTLGVEGEEIHWLLRKP, from the coding sequence ATGAGCGGTCACCCGTCGGAATGGACGCTGCGGCGGCTGCACGCCGGAGAGCTTCCCGGCCCGGAGACCCAGCAGGCCCAGGCGCATGTGTCCTCGTGCCCGGAGTGTCACGAGGTGATGAAGGGCCTCGAGGCGGACCAGACCCGCTTCGAGGAGGAGGTTCCCTTCGAGCGATTCGCTGCCGGCGTGGAGCGAGCCATGCGCGAACCGACAGCGGCGCCTTCACGGCCCCGGTTCAATGGCTTGCTGGTCGCGGTGGCGGCCACGGTCCTGCTGGCGGTGGGGGTCCGTCCGCTGCTGTCGCCCTCTCCTTCCCTCAACCGGCTCAAGGGCGGAGCCTCCGCGGAGCTGCGCATCGGCGGCGATGGGCCCCAGCGCGCCGTCCTGCCCGGTGACACCGAGGAGCTCCTGCCGGGCGAGCGGGTACGACTGGGGTACGTGGCGGGGCCCTACCCGTACGTGATGGCGGTGTCCGTGGACGATACCGGCGAGGTGTCGGAGCTCTACTCCGCGCTCGGAATGAGCCTCCCTGTCGAGGCAGGAGCCGGGAGACACTGGCTGCCGGAGAGCGTGCAGTTCACGGGCACGGGCCATGAGCGGGTGGTGCTCGTGCTTTCCGAGAAGCCGTTGAGTGTGGAGATCGTGCAAGCGGCGGCACGGCGGGCCTGGGAGGCCGCGGGAGGCAAGGTGGAGACCATGTCCACGCTGGGCGTGGAGGGCGAGGAGATCCACTGGCTCCTGCGCAAGCCATGA
- a CDS encoding caspase family protein, whose translation MRRLTDPARVLVLGLLLATAVQAQPLRRFALVAGNDEGGANTRPLRFARDDARKMHDLLVRLGGVEPGDARLLLDETAEDFLQAISRLEARAREARARGERTSLIVYYSGHAKDGSLRMGDSALELETLKRRLTATPVDIRIAILDSCRSGALTRTKGARRAPAFAIDTDAVHESRGLVILTSSSANEDSQESDLLGGSYFSHHLASGLMGDADRSGEGQVTLFEAYSHAYARTVADTADSSAGPQHPTFSYDLAGQGDLVLTDVRGSNEGLLVPRTAPAGDYYFVNPRGLVVAELHKASDSERKLALAPGTYTVKRRMADRLRVGEAEVRRGSTTVLDESQLRDTPFSDDPVKGVPSRWRDPRSYWTVGLSLGHQAFFDAPTRESLFPYTPMMGLEVSLHDYLREGWSWTVDLALGTKNATLELPTLSVPRYRYSLLTVGTSLVAEWPLGRVSLIIGPRLAYNAMRRDFEDASFPDQKYGVLTPGLVTGFRWRFSNRFEFNGSTRVHYFFYNVDSQRSLGYWEFMMQVKYRL comes from the coding sequence ATGAGACGATTGACGGACCCTGCCCGGGTGCTCGTCCTGGGGTTGTTGCTGGCAACGGCCGTGCAGGCACAACCGCTGCGCCGCTTCGCGCTGGTGGCGGGCAACGACGAGGGCGGTGCGAACACCCGGCCCCTGCGCTTCGCGAGGGACGATGCGCGCAAGATGCACGACCTCCTGGTGCGGCTGGGCGGAGTGGAGCCTGGCGATGCGCGGCTGCTGCTGGACGAGACCGCGGAGGACTTCCTCCAGGCGATCTCCAGGCTGGAAGCGCGCGCACGAGAGGCACGGGCCCGGGGTGAACGCACCTCGCTCATCGTCTACTACTCGGGCCATGCGAAGGACGGCTCGCTGCGGATGGGAGACAGCGCGCTGGAGCTGGAGACGCTGAAGCGCCGGCTGACGGCGACGCCCGTGGACATCCGCATCGCCATCCTGGACTCGTGCCGCTCCGGGGCACTCACGCGGACGAAGGGAGCCCGGCGCGCTCCGGCTTTCGCCATCGACACGGACGCCGTGCACGAAAGCCGGGGGCTCGTCATCCTCACCTCCAGCTCGGCGAACGAGGATTCGCAGGAGTCGGACCTGCTGGGCGGCAGCTATTTCTCCCACCACCTGGCCAGCGGGCTGATGGGGGACGCGGACCGTTCCGGGGAGGGCCAGGTGACACTCTTCGAGGCCTACTCCCATGCCTATGCCCGCACCGTGGCGGACACCGCGGACAGCAGCGCCGGTCCCCAGCACCCGACCTTCAGCTACGACCTGGCGGGCCAGGGCGACCTGGTATTGACGGATGTGCGAGGGAGCAACGAGGGGCTGCTGGTGCCTCGCACCGCGCCTGCGGGGGACTATTACTTCGTGAACCCGCGTGGCCTCGTGGTGGCGGAGCTGCACAAGGCCTCGGACTCCGAGCGGAAGCTCGCCCTGGCCCCGGGCACGTATACGGTGAAGCGGAGGATGGCGGACCGGCTGCGCGTGGGCGAGGCCGAGGTCCGGCGCGGGTCCACCACGGTGCTCGACGAGTCGCAGCTGCGGGACACGCCCTTCTCGGATGATCCGGTGAAGGGCGTGCCTTCCCGGTGGCGCGATCCCCGCTCATATTGGACGGTGGGTCTCTCCCTCGGACATCAGGCCTTCTTCGATGCCCCCACCCGCGAGAGCCTCTTCCCCTACACGCCCATGATGGGCCTGGAGGTGAGCCTGCACGACTACTTGCGCGAGGGCTGGAGTTGGACCGTCGACCTGGCCCTCGGCACGAAGAATGCCACGCTGGAGCTCCCCACCCTCTCGGTACCGCGCTACCGCTATTCGCTGCTGACCGTGGGCACCTCGCTGGTGGCCGAGTGGCCCCTGGGCCGCGTGTCTCTCATCATCGGACCCCGGCTCGCCTACAACGCCATGCGCCGAGACTTCGAGGACGCGAGCTTCCCGGATCAAAAGTATGGAGTGCTCACCCCAGGTCTCGTGACCGGCTTTCGCTGGCGGTTCTCGAACCGCTTCGAGTTCAACGGGAGCACCCGCGTCCACTACTTCTTCTACAACGTCGATTCTCAGCGCTCCCTCGGGTACTGGGAGTTCATGATGCAAGTGAAGTACCGCCTCTGA
- a CDS encoding RNA polymerase sigma factor, whose product MAGPTPPALKAITGGKKDRSEFLRELYTAYGGSVYGRCRYLLKDATKAEDATQEVFARAITHADELRAGSSSLAWLMKIATHLCLNQLRAERAPWRRWFERDARARPEGDGGEQKMEARELVRSLLSRVDLETQAAVVHYWVDGMTLEEVAAILERSVPTVRKRLERFAALTNEELKAP is encoded by the coding sequence GTGGCAGGACCCACCCCACCCGCCTTGAAGGCCATCACCGGAGGGAAGAAGGACCGAAGCGAGTTCCTGCGCGAGCTGTACACGGCGTATGGCGGCAGCGTGTACGGGCGCTGCCGCTACCTGTTGAAGGACGCCACGAAGGCCGAGGACGCGACGCAGGAGGTGTTCGCCCGCGCCATCACCCACGCGGACGAGCTCCGCGCCGGATCCTCGTCGCTGGCGTGGTTGATGAAGATCGCCACCCACCTCTGCCTCAACCAACTGCGCGCGGAGCGGGCCCCCTGGCGGCGCTGGTTCGAGCGGGACGCGCGGGCCCGTCCCGAGGGAGATGGGGGAGAGCAGAAGATGGAGGCGCGGGAGCTGGTGCGGTCGCTTCTCTCCCGGGTGGACCTGGAGACGCAGGCGGCGGTGGTGCACTACTGGGTGGACGGAATGACGCTGGAAGAGGTGGCCGCGATACTGGAGCGCTCGGTACCCACGGTGCGCAAGCGGCTGGAACGATTCGCAGCCTTGACGAACGAGGAGCTGAAGGCCCCATGA